One Burkholderiales bacterium genomic window carries:
- the rseP gene encoding RIP metalloprotease RseP, whose amino-acid sequence MNLLYTLAAFALALGLLIVFHELGHYWLARLCGVKVLRFSIGFGTPLWKRRFVKEGTEWVLAAFPFGGYVKMVDENEGEVAPSDLARAFNRQPVYRRFAVVLAGPMANFLLAILLYWALFIHGVPGLKPIIGPAPAATPAALAGFKEEETILRINGEAMVTWQDVRWALLQQAVQRSLVNVEVSNPRGEITWHKLDLSGLTGSDLDADFMKILGLTRYQPRVEPTIGQLVAGGPGARGGLKPGDQILAINGQRVTLWDDVVRIVRSHPSQDLEFEIKRGDARLAISLTTDSVADNGEKIGRIGAAPKIDPAALQRLLAEERYSFGRALSKSVEKTWETSVFSLKMLGKMLVGEISWRNVSGPITIADYAGQSAQLGWEAYLSFLALISISLGVLNLLPVPLLDGGHLMYYVVEIVKGRPVSEKAQQIGQHVGIALLSVLMAFALYNDISRLITG is encoded by the coding sequence ATGAACCTGCTTTATACACTAGCCGCATTTGCCCTTGCCCTTGGTTTGCTCATCGTGTTTCACGAATTGGGGCATTACTGGCTGGCGCGCTTGTGCGGTGTGAAGGTATTGCGCTTCTCAATAGGATTCGGCACCCCGTTATGGAAGCGGCGTTTTGTGAAAGAAGGCACTGAATGGGTGCTGGCGGCATTTCCGTTCGGCGGCTACGTCAAAATGGTTGACGAGAATGAGGGCGAGGTGGCGCCAAGTGATTTAGCTCGCGCGTTCAACCGGCAGCCGGTTTACAGACGCTTCGCGGTCGTGTTGGCAGGCCCGATGGCAAATTTTCTGCTGGCGATACTGTTGTATTGGGCTCTATTCATCCATGGCGTGCCCGGTCTGAAACCGATCATCGGACCGGCGCCGGCAGCGACTCCTGCGGCGCTTGCGGGCTTCAAGGAGGAAGAAACCATTCTCAGGATCAACGGCGAGGCCATGGTTACCTGGCAGGATGTACGCTGGGCACTGTTGCAGCAGGCGGTGCAGAGATCTTTGGTGAACGTCGAGGTGAGTAATCCGCGAGGCGAGATTACGTGGCACAAACTGGATTTAAGCGGATTGACGGGTTCGGACCTCGATGCCGATTTTATGAAAATACTGGGCTTGACACGATACCAACCTCGGGTGGAACCGACTATTGGGCAGCTGGTCGCAGGCGGGCCGGGCGCGCGCGGCGGTCTTAAGCCCGGGGACCAGATCCTTGCAATTAACGGCCAGAGAGTAACCCTTTGGGACGACGTAGTGCGGATCGTGCGAAGTCATCCTTCGCAAGACCTCGAGTTTGAGATCAAGCGCGGCGACGCGCGACTGGCCATTTCGCTTACAACCGATTCGGTCGCGGATAACGGCGAAAAAATTGGAAGAATTGGCGCAGCACCAAAAATCGACCCGGCGGCTCTACAAAGACTTCTTGCCGAGGAGCGCTATTCCTTCGGGCGGGCATTGTCGAAATCAGTGGAAAAAACCTGGGAAACGTCCGTGTTTAGCCTGAAAATGCTGGGCAAAATGCTGGTGGGAGAGATTTCATGGAGAAATGTAAGTGGGCCCATCACGATCGCTGATTATGCGGGGCAATCAGCTCAACTCGGTTGGGAGGCATATTTGAGTTTCCTTGCGTTAATCAGTATCAGCCTGGGAGTGCTCAATTTGCTGCCGGTGCCGCTGCTCGATGGAGGACACTTGATGTATTACGTTGTGGAAATCGTCAAGGGAAGGCCGGTTTCGGAAAAAGCCCAACAAATTGGCCAGCATGTCGGTATCGCGTTATTGTCCGTATTGATGGCTTTCGCGCTTTACAATGATATAAGTCGCCTGATTACCGGCTAA
- the ispC gene encoding 1-deoxy-D-xylulose-5-phosphate reductoisomerase, with the protein MQNITVLGSTGSIGVNTLDVIARHLDRFKVVALTAGNKVESLFEQCRRFAPDYAVLRDESGAEKLQILVKKAGLTTQVLQGAAALERVAGLPEVDAVMAAIVGAAGLRPTLAAAKAGKRVMLANKEALVMSGSLFMETVRRNHATLLPVDSEHNAIFQALPPSFTGDLGAVGVKRILLTASGGPFSSTPISELEHITPDQACAHPNWVMGRKISVDSATMMNKGLEVIEAHWLFNAQEKQIQVVIHPQSVIHSLVEYVDGSVIAQLGNPDMRTPIACALAYPARIEAGVQPLDLFKVGTLNFHAPDLNRFPCLRLAYQALQRGEAAPAILNAANEVAVANFLAERMPYKYIPLLIEAVLDKMSVKSVGCLEDVLDADRTARACAEEWLAASLPQFAAGTAR; encoded by the coding sequence ATGCAAAACATAACGGTACTCGGTTCCACCGGCAGTATCGGTGTAAACACGCTCGATGTAATCGCGCGCCACCTTGACCGTTTCAAGGTCGTGGCGCTCACTGCTGGGAATAAAGTCGAAAGCCTCTTCGAACAATGCCGCCGCTTTGCTCCGGATTATGCGGTGCTGCGCGATGAGAGCGGCGCCGAGAAGCTGCAGATCTTGGTAAAAAAAGCGGGTCTTACCACCCAGGTGCTACAGGGTGCAGCAGCACTCGAACGAGTCGCGGGGTTACCGGAAGTCGACGCGGTAATGGCGGCCATCGTGGGTGCGGCCGGCTTGCGCCCTACGCTTGCCGCCGCCAAAGCGGGTAAACGCGTAATGCTTGCCAACAAGGAGGCATTGGTGATGTCTGGAAGCCTTTTCATGGAAACAGTGCGACGGAACCACGCAACCTTGTTGCCGGTGGACAGTGAACACAATGCCATTTTCCAGGCGTTGCCACCTAGTTTCACCGGCGATCTTGGGGCAGTTGGAGTCAAGCGCATTCTGCTCACCGCATCGGGCGGACCTTTTTCCTCCACTCCTATTAGCGAACTGGAGCACATTACCCCAGATCAAGCCTGCGCACATCCCAACTGGGTTATGGGGCGTAAAATTTCCGTCGATTCAGCTACGATGATGAATAAGGGCCTGGAAGTCATCGAGGCGCACTGGCTGTTCAATGCGCAAGAGAAGCAAATTCAAGTCGTGATACACCCGCAGAGCGTGATTCACTCTTTGGTCGAGTACGTGGACGGTTCGGTAATCGCGCAACTCGGAAATCCGGACATGCGCACACCGATTGCATGCGCTCTGGCGTATCCGGCGCGTATTGAGGCCGGAGTGCAGCCACTGGATTTGTTTAAAGTAGGCACGCTCAATTTCCATGCACCGGACTTAAACCGTTTCCCATGCCTGCGACTTGCTTACCAGGCTTTGCAGCGCGGAGAGGCGGCGCCTGCCATATTAAACGCGGCAAACGAAGTTGCAGTAGCGAATTTTCTCGCCGAACGCATGCCGTACAAATACATACCCCTGTTAATTGAGGCGGTTCTGGACAAGATGAGCGTGAAATCCGTCGGCTGCCTTGAAGATGTCCTGGACGCAGACCGTACGGCGCGCGCTTGCGCCGAGGAGTGGCTCGCAGCATCGCTGCCCCAGTTTGCAGCCGGGACGGCGCGCTAA
- a CDS encoding phosphatidate cytidylyltransferase, translating into MLKTRVITVILLLPPFLAALFYLPLQGWALLALLITVFAAREWARLAQMSKSAQLLFVIAVVAACSVLIPALRLLQNAPVSDLSIAIYALSLAFWVLAAPLWLVYRWHPSKAWLALIGLLVLVTAWLALVQLREIAASLILWMLSVVWVADTAAYFCGKKFGKHKLAPTISPGKTLEGIYGAFIAVSAYAIAVVALSGNHGVNAFGRVVPAYLLLIAHWIITGLSIIGDLFESLLKRHAGVKDSGSILPGHGGILDRIDGLISSLPVLAFFIFYRA; encoded by the coding sequence ATGCTTAAGACCCGGGTCATCACAGTAATTCTTCTGCTGCCGCCATTCCTCGCCGCGCTGTTTTATCTGCCGCTTCAAGGCTGGGCGCTGCTGGCTTTATTGATCACAGTATTTGCTGCACGGGAATGGGCGCGGCTGGCGCAGATGTCAAAGTCTGCCCAGCTGTTATTTGTCATTGCGGTCGTTGCTGCTTGCTCGGTGCTGATCCCGGCACTGAGGCTTCTGCAGAATGCCCCTGTCAGCGATTTGAGCATTGCTATTTATGCTTTGTCATTGGCATTTTGGGTGTTGGCGGCGCCGCTATGGCTGGTTTACCGATGGCATCCGAGCAAAGCGTGGCTCGCATTGATCGGCTTATTGGTGCTGGTTACGGCGTGGCTCGCACTGGTGCAACTTCGAGAAATCGCAGCATCGTTGATCTTGTGGATGCTGTCGGTAGTCTGGGTGGCGGATACTGCGGCATACTTCTGCGGCAAAAAGTTCGGCAAGCACAAACTTGCCCCCACTATTAGCCCGGGCAAGACTTTGGAAGGCATATACGGGGCATTTATTGCAGTCAGCGCGTACGCTATCGCCGTTGTCGCGCTCAGCGGCAATCACGGCGTCAATGCGTTCGGCAGGGTGGTGCCGGCTTATTTGCTGCTGATAGCGCACTGGATCATCACTGGTTTGAGTATCATAGGGGATCTGTTTGAATCTTTGCTCAAGCGACACGCCGGAGTCAAAGACAGTGGATCGATCTTGCCGGGCCACGGCGGCATCCTGGACCGGATAGATGGCTTGATTTCAAGTTTGCCCGTGTTGGCGTTTTTTATATTTTACCGAGCTTGA
- a CDS encoding isoprenyl transferase, with translation MNVFSNSTKEIPKVGKIPRHIAIIMDGNGRWAKRRFLPRMAGHQRGVEAVREVVKACANKGVEFLTLFAFSSENWRRPKEEVSLLMQLFILALEQEVIKLHENNMRFKVVGDISRFEARLSNLIREAERLTANNTMLTLTVAANYGGRWDIMQAVQRMLAEHPERAKGFDENHIAPYLAMHYAPEPDLFIRTGGEQRISNFLLWQMAYTEMYFTETLWPDFDSQSLDLAIVSYQQRERRFGRTSEQLEKARSPAAKADAVDHANLLRRAKQNA, from the coding sequence GTGAACGTATTTTCCAACTCAACCAAAGAGATCCCGAAGGTAGGAAAAATTCCACGCCATATCGCCATAATTATGGATGGAAATGGTAGGTGGGCCAAGCGGCGCTTTCTGCCCCGTATGGCGGGCCACCAGCGCGGAGTCGAGGCGGTGAGAGAAGTGGTCAAGGCCTGCGCTAATAAGGGAGTGGAGTTTCTCACGTTGTTCGCATTCAGCAGCGAAAACTGGCGCCGCCCAAAGGAAGAAGTCTCGCTGTTGATGCAATTGTTCATACTTGCGTTGGAGCAGGAAGTCATCAAGCTGCACGAAAACAATATGCGCTTTAAGGTGGTGGGTGACATTAGCCGTTTCGAGGCGCGGCTGAGCAATCTGATCCGCGAAGCGGAACGTCTGACCGCCAACAATACCATGCTGACGTTGACCGTCGCCGCAAACTACGGCGGGCGCTGGGATATTATGCAGGCGGTACAGCGCATGCTTGCGGAACATCCGGAGCGAGCCAAAGGGTTCGATGAAAACCATATTGCGCCATATCTGGCGATGCATTACGCCCCTGAGCCAGACCTTTTCATTCGTACCGGCGGAGAGCAGCGCATCAGCAATTTCCTGCTGTGGCAGATGGCTTATACCGAAATGTATTTTACCGAGACGCTATGGCCTGACTTCGATTCGCAATCTTTGGATCTTGCCATAGTCTCCTATCAGCAACGTGAAAGACGCTTTGGCCGCACTAGCGAGCAGCTTGAAAAAGCACGGTCACCTGCAGCAAAAGCTGATGCGGTGGACCACGCTAACCTGCTGCGGCGCGCCAAGCAGAATGCTTAA
- the frr gene encoding ribosome recycling factor, producing MTADVKKSAEQKMQKTLETLRSDLSKVRTGRAHAGILDHVMVDYYGTQMPVNQVANVTLLDARTVSVHPWEKKMVSIIEKAIRESDLGLNPATAGDVIRVPMPPLTEERRRDLIKVVRHEAENARVAVRNIRRDANTAMKDLLKQKIISEDQERRSQDEIQKLTDRFISEIDKALQGKEADLIAV from the coding sequence ATGACGGCAGATGTAAAAAAATCCGCGGAGCAGAAAATGCAGAAGACGCTGGAAACGCTTAGGAGCGATCTCAGTAAGGTGCGGACCGGGCGGGCGCATGCCGGAATCCTGGACCACGTAATGGTCGATTATTACGGGACGCAGATGCCGGTGAACCAGGTGGCCAACGTGACTCTGCTCGACGCGCGCACCGTCAGCGTTCACCCCTGGGAAAAGAAAATGGTGAGCATCATTGAAAAAGCGATTCGTGAATCCGATCTCGGACTTAATCCGGCGACTGCGGGTGATGTAATACGCGTGCCGATGCCGCCGCTGACAGAAGAACGCCGCAGGGATCTGATAAAAGTAGTAAGGCACGAGGCGGAGAATGCGCGCGTAGCAGTGCGCAATATCCGGCGTGACGCCAACACTGCAATGAAGGATCTTCTCAAGCAAAAAATCATTTCGGAAGATCAGGAGCGCCGGTCGCAGGACGAAATACAAAAACTTACCGACCGTTTTATTTCTGAAATAGATAAGGCCTTGCAAGGCAAGGAAGCCGATTTGATCGCGGTGTAG
- the pyrH gene encoding UMP kinase produces the protein MIAAAPAYRRILLKLSGEALMGEDRYGINRATLERIVSEINEVLNLRVQVAVVIGGGNIFRGVAPGASGMDRATADYMGMLATVINALALQDVMRQAGVNSRVQSALNIEQVVEPYIRGKAMRYLEEGKVVIFAAGTGNPFFTTDTAAALRGMEMNVDIVLKATKVDGVYTEDPKTHSDAMRYQKLSFDEAIVKNLKVMDATALTLCRDQKLPVNVFSILKPYALKRVVLGEDEGTLVHS, from the coding sequence ATGATCGCAGCCGCCCCGGCATACCGGCGCATCCTGCTGAAACTCAGCGGCGAGGCGCTAATGGGGGAGGATCGGTACGGAATCAATCGCGCCACGCTGGAGCGCATCGTCTCGGAAATTAACGAAGTACTTAACCTCCGGGTGCAGGTCGCGGTAGTGATTGGTGGCGGTAATATCTTTCGCGGTGTGGCTCCCGGCGCATCCGGCATGGACCGCGCTACGGCGGATTACATGGGCATGCTTGCCACTGTCATAAACGCCCTGGCATTGCAGGATGTGATGCGCCAAGCGGGAGTCAACAGCCGTGTGCAATCGGCACTCAACATTGAGCAGGTGGTCGAACCTTATATTCGCGGAAAAGCCATGCGTTATTTGGAAGAGGGAAAAGTGGTGATATTCGCCGCAGGAACCGGTAATCCATTTTTTACCACGGACACTGCGGCGGCATTAAGAGGTATGGAAATGAATGTAGACATCGTGTTGAAAGCGACTAAAGTGGACGGCGTTTACACTGAAGACCCGAAAACTCACTCTGATGCCATGCGTTACCAGAAACTCTCGTTTGACGAAGCCATCGTTAAAAACCTAAAAGTAATGGATGCTACGGCGTTGACCTTGTGCCGCGATCAAAAACTCCCGGTCAACGTATTCAGCATATTAAAACCCTATGCTCTAAAACGCGTAGTGCTGGGTGAAGACGAAGGGACGCTAGTTCACTCTTGA
- the tsf gene encoding translation elongation factor Ts, producing MAQITANMVKELREMTGLGMMECKKALTDANGDIRAAEDLLRIRSGAKASKVAGRLAAEGAVGAFVDPAGKIGALVEVNCETDFVAKDAHFKDFVTALAQCIAQTNPANNEVLAETKFSSNETVEGARKALVMKLGENINVRRYARMQTAGHLASYLHGNKIGVLVDYEGGDAVLGKDLAMHIAANKPLCVSKQQVPAEMVAREREIYMAQAGESGKPANIIEKMVEGKIAKYLAEVTLLGQPFVKDPEQSVQKLLAARGARVNAFYLYVVGEGMKKKATDFVAEVMAQVGRA from the coding sequence ATGGCACAAATCACCGCAAACATGGTGAAAGAGTTACGCGAAATGACAGGGCTCGGAATGATGGAGTGTAAAAAGGCGCTTACCGACGCCAACGGCGATATCCGGGCTGCGGAGGATTTGCTGCGCATACGGAGCGGGGCAAAAGCAAGCAAGGTGGCCGGGCGCCTTGCGGCAGAAGGTGCAGTCGGCGCCTTCGTAGATCCGGCGGGCAAAATCGGCGCGCTGGTTGAAGTAAACTGCGAGACGGATTTCGTGGCGAAAGACGCGCATTTTAAGGATTTTGTCACGGCCCTGGCGCAATGCATTGCACAAACCAACCCGGCGAACAATGAGGTGCTTGCTGAAACTAAATTTAGCTCGAATGAAACTGTGGAAGGCGCACGCAAGGCACTGGTTATGAAACTGGGTGAAAACATCAATGTGCGACGCTATGCTCGGATGCAGACCGCCGGTCACCTGGCGTCCTACTTGCATGGGAACAAGATCGGTGTGCTTGTGGACTACGAGGGAGGGGACGCGGTTCTGGGCAAGGACTTAGCGATGCATATTGCGGCGAACAAGCCGCTTTGCGTGTCCAAACAGCAGGTACCGGCCGAGATGGTGGCCAGAGAGCGCGAAATCTATATGGCACAGGCTGGCGAATCGGGGAAACCCGCAAACATAATCGAGAAAATGGTGGAAGGGAAAATTGCCAAATACTTGGCTGAAGTCACGTTGCTTGGCCAGCCTTTTGTCAAAGATCCCGAGCAGAGCGTGCAAAAACTGCTCGCCGCAAGGGGCGCCAGAGTAAACGCATTTTATCTTTACGTAGTAGGCGAAGGAATGAAAAAGAAAGCCACTGATTTTGTAGCCGAAGTTATGGCGCAAGTTGGACGTGCATGA